A part of Tardiphaga sp. vice304 genomic DNA contains:
- a CDS encoding heavy metal translocating P-type ATPase has product MPARFMMRSLLVLLPAFGLALGFALPLLGPGPWQDRAFAAFTIPVLVVLSYDIVASLRRGEVGLDIVALLSMVAALFVGEELAAVVVALMYAGGQFLEAYAERHARREMTALLARVPRTAVRHRNGGLEEVALELIIPGDRLLIRQGDVVPVDGVVTSGLAVLDQSALTGEPIPVQQNAGEAVMSGSTNAGEAFDLDVSRRAAESTYASIVRLVEGAQRSKAPMSRLADRFALVFLAVTLLIAGLAWFFTGDPVRGVAVLVIATPCPLILAVPVAIVSGLSRAARHGILIKGGKVIEALARIHSLVLDKTGTLTDGRAKVVAVDVVADIDADEILRLAASLDQASKHIIAQTIVAEARNRQLRLAIPSDVVETPGEGVHGGVNGRSVVVGGIAFVMSRLPPGTPSPHRSDAVAGGVIVAVAVDGRLVGEIRLADQLRSGTQDLLQQLRTLGVQRIVLATGDRPEVANAIVAGLGFDAVRAGLTPDQKVLVVLSERKNGPVMMVGDGVNDAPALAAADVGVSMGARGAAASAEAADVVILVDHLDRIVPAMEIARRSRAIALQGVFAGMGLSMIGMVVAAFGFLTPVEGALIQEAIDIAVILNALRALGDGQAAGNQNQ; this is encoded by the coding sequence ATGCCTGCCCGCTTCATGATGCGTTCGTTGCTGGTTCTGCTGCCGGCGTTCGGCTTGGCGCTCGGCTTCGCGCTGCCGCTGCTCGGACCGGGGCCGTGGCAGGACCGCGCCTTCGCTGCCTTCACAATTCCGGTGCTGGTCGTCCTGTCCTACGACATCGTCGCAAGCCTGCGGCGCGGCGAAGTCGGGCTCGATATCGTCGCCCTGCTTTCGATGGTCGCAGCCCTCTTTGTCGGAGAGGAACTCGCCGCGGTGGTGGTGGCGTTGATGTATGCCGGCGGGCAGTTTCTCGAAGCCTACGCCGAACGCCACGCCCGGCGCGAGATGACCGCGCTGCTGGCACGGGTCCCTCGAACCGCCGTCCGCCACCGCAACGGCGGCCTGGAAGAAGTCGCGCTGGAGCTGATCATCCCCGGCGACCGGCTGTTGATCCGGCAGGGCGACGTCGTCCCGGTCGATGGCGTGGTGACGAGCGGACTGGCGGTGCTGGATCAATCCGCGCTGACCGGGGAGCCGATCCCGGTCCAGCAGAACGCCGGCGAGGCGGTGATGAGCGGGTCCACCAACGCCGGCGAGGCGTTCGATCTCGATGTGTCGCGCCGTGCGGCCGAAAGCACCTATGCCAGCATCGTGCGCCTGGTTGAAGGAGCGCAGCGCTCCAAGGCGCCGATGTCGCGGCTCGCCGATCGCTTTGCGCTGGTCTTCCTGGCGGTCACCCTGCTGATCGCCGGGCTGGCGTGGTTCTTCACCGGCGATCCGGTGCGAGGGGTCGCCGTGCTGGTGATCGCGACGCCCTGCCCCCTGATTCTCGCCGTGCCGGTCGCCATCGTGTCCGGCCTGTCCCGGGCGGCCCGACACGGCATTTTGATCAAGGGCGGCAAGGTGATCGAGGCGCTGGCGCGCATTCATTCCCTGGTGCTCGACAAGACCGGCACGCTGACCGACGGCCGCGCCAAGGTCGTGGCGGTGGACGTGGTTGCGGACATCGATGCCGACGAGATATTGCGGCTCGCGGCCTCGCTCGATCAGGCGTCGAAGCACATCATCGCCCAGACCATCGTCGCCGAGGCCCGGAACCGGCAGCTCAGGCTGGCGATCCCGTCCGACGTCGTCGAGACGCCGGGCGAAGGCGTCCACGGTGGGGTGAACGGACGATCGGTCGTGGTCGGCGGCATCGCCTTCGTGATGTCGAGATTGCCACCCGGCACGCCAAGCCCGCACCGTTCCGACGCCGTTGCCGGCGGCGTCATCGTCGCCGTCGCCGTCGATGGTCGCCTGGTCGGCGAGATCAGGCTGGCGGATCAACTGAGGTCGGGCACGCAGGACTTGCTGCAGCAATTGAGAACGCTGGGCGTGCAGCGGATCGTCCTGGCCACCGGCGATCGGCCCGAGGTCGCCAACGCCATTGTCGCAGGTCTTGGATTCGACGCCGTGCGCGCAGGGTTGACGCCCGACCAGAAAGTCCTGGTCGTGCTGTCCGAGCGAAAGAACGGTCCGGTCATGATGGTCGGCGACGGCGTCAACGATGCCCCGGCGCTGGCTGCGGCCGATGTCGGCGTCTCGATGGGCGCAAGAGGCGCGGCCGCCTCCGCCGAGGCGGCCGACGTCGTCATCCTGGTCGATCACCTCGACCGTATCGTGCCGGCGATGGAGATCGCCCGCCGCTCCCGCGCCATCGCATTGCAAGGCGTGTTCGCCGGCATGGGGCTGTCGATGATCGGCATGGTGGTCGCGGCGTTCGGCTTCCTCACCCCGGTGGAGGGGGCGCTGATCCAGGAAGCCATCGACATCGCCGTCATCCTGAACGCGCTGCGCGCCCTGGGCGACGGGCAGGCCGCCGGAAATCAGAACCAGTAG
- a CDS encoding cytochrome b has protein sequence MRFRNTNADYGAVSQTLHWLTVVFVALAWLSGIAGDELPAGAQKSGLFIHISTGLAILALMAARLAWRGIDQMPSAEAADHASAMSRWLELAARLAHVGLYVLLIAVPVIGIVLQFARGEPLPLFGLTEITSPWLKDRAFAHNVKELHEIAAHGLVLLAALHGSAAIAHHWIFRDRTLARMLPHLTK, from the coding sequence ATGCGTTTTCGAAACACCAACGCGGATTACGGCGCGGTGTCGCAAACACTGCATTGGCTGACGGTCGTTTTCGTCGCGCTCGCATGGCTGTCGGGAATTGCAGGTGACGAGCTCCCCGCGGGCGCGCAGAAGTCCGGCCTTTTCATACATATTTCTACCGGACTGGCCATTCTGGCGTTGATGGCCGCGCGGCTGGCCTGGCGGGGGATCGATCAAATGCCCTCGGCAGAAGCCGCCGACCATGCTTCCGCGATGTCGCGGTGGCTGGAGCTGGCCGCGCGTCTGGCGCATGTCGGACTTTATGTCCTGCTGATCGCGGTGCCGGTGATCGGCATTGTCCTGCAGTTTGCGCGCGGCGAGCCCCTGCCCCTGTTCGGGCTGACGGAAATTACGTCGCCATGGCTGAAGGACCGGGCGTTCGCGCACAACGTCAAAGAGCTGCACGAAATCGCCGCGCATGGGCTCGTCCTTCTGGCCGCACTCCACGGCAGCGCGGCGATCGCGCACCACTGGATTTTCCGGGACCGTACCCTCGCTCGAATGCTCCCGCATCTCACCAAGTAA
- a CDS encoding MgtC/SapB family protein, translated as MAIDPLVLKLGAALGIGLLIGVERERRKGSGASRSPAGIRTFAVGSLAGAVSVVVGGVMMLAVTTAGVLALVAIAYWRGNTKDPGLTTELALAVTVMLGGLSIQNPVLAGGVAVALAILLAIKSHLHRFVSRVLTEAEMRDALILAAATLIVLPLVPNRPMGPYGALNPHAIWLIVILIMAIGAAGYVAVRVLGSRFGLPAAGLASGFISSAATIGAMGTRAAKAENIVAAAVAGAVLSTVATVVQMALVLASTSMATLAALSVPLGCAGVAAGVYGAIFTVLALRGNTEADPQTGRAFSLRTALIFAITLSVILLASAALQDRFGENGIIFAAAMAGFADTHSAAISVAALVASGKLAASDALLPILAAFSTNTITKVVLAATSGTLAFAVRVIPGLFLVALAAWAGAFGGFFAG; from the coding sequence ATGGCTATCGATCCCCTTGTTTTAAAGCTGGGCGCAGCACTCGGAATCGGCCTGCTGATTGGCGTCGAGCGGGAACGTCGCAAGGGATCCGGGGCGTCCCGCTCGCCGGCCGGTATCAGAACCTTTGCCGTCGGTTCGCTGGCCGGCGCGGTCAGCGTCGTCGTCGGCGGCGTGATGATGCTGGCTGTCACGACGGCCGGCGTGTTGGCGCTCGTGGCCATCGCCTATTGGCGTGGCAATACCAAAGACCCCGGACTGACGACCGAACTCGCGCTCGCGGTCACGGTCATGCTGGGCGGACTTTCGATTCAGAATCCGGTGCTGGCGGGCGGCGTTGCCGTCGCCCTGGCGATTTTGCTGGCGATCAAATCCCATCTTCATCGATTTGTCAGCCGTGTCCTCACCGAGGCGGAGATGCGCGACGCGCTGATCCTCGCAGCGGCGACGCTGATCGTCCTGCCGCTCGTACCGAACCGTCCGATGGGGCCCTATGGGGCGTTGAATCCGCATGCGATCTGGCTGATCGTGATTCTCATCATGGCGATCGGCGCCGCGGGCTATGTCGCGGTGCGCGTTCTCGGCAGCCGTTTTGGACTTCCCGCGGCCGGCCTCGCTTCGGGGTTTATTTCCAGCGCCGCAACGATTGGGGCGATGGGCACACGCGCTGCCAAGGCGGAGAACATCGTCGCCGCGGCGGTGGCCGGCGCTGTCTTGTCCACGGTGGCCACGGTCGTTCAGATGGCACTCGTTCTCGCCAGCACCAGCATGGCAACCCTCGCAGCGCTGTCCGTCCCGCTGGGCTGCGCGGGGGTAGCGGCGGGCGTTTATGGCGCGATATTCACCGTGCTGGCGCTGCGCGGCAACACCGAAGCCGATCCGCAGACAGGCCGCGCCTTCAGTCTCCGGACGGCGCTCATTTTTGCGATCACGCTGTCGGTCATTCTGCTCGCTTCCGCCGCGTTGCAGGACCGGTTCGGCGAAAACGGCATCATCTTCGCGGCGGCCATGGCAGGATTTGCCGATACGCATTCGGCGGCGATCTCGGTCGCCGCGCTGGTCGCCTCGGGCAAGCTTGCGGCATCGGACGCGCTGCTGCCGATCCTTGCCGCCTTTTCGACCAATACGATCACCAAAGTCGTGCTGGCCGCGACAAGTGGCACGTTGGCGTTTGCTGTTCGCGTGATACCGGGATTGTTCCTGGTTGCCCTTGCGGCCTGGGCGGGCGCGTTCGGTGGCTTTTTTGCCGGTTGA